One genomic window of Paraburkholderia phytofirmans PsJN includes the following:
- a CDS encoding ATP-binding protein produces the protein MIRIGPLQVDLASRELFLDGQPARIGSRAFDILAVLIGANGALVSKSAMLEQVWPDTIVEENNLQVHMSALRKVLGESRNLIQTVSGRGYRLASRDAPEEQTGKPARDGAPDAAEDSACLRGIPNNLPASSSSLIGRDQAVSDIARALASTRHVTLVGSGGIGKTRMAIEIARSLLAHFPEGVYLVPLACTVDANSVLAMFAHSVGVSAASGPLTLAHISKELSERRVLFVLDNCEHVLGPAAELAEALLNASPATRILATSREPLRVVDEHLYWVASLDVPARDDESEQVLQRSAVQLFLSRARAIDARFSSDDRSIHLTGTVCRRLDGIPLAIELAAARAAILGIETLADHLDDRFNMLTGGNRTALPRHQTLKATLDWSHALLDDAERTTLRRLGIFVNSFTIDSAIALVSDEGLRESDVIAALSGLVEKSLVVMQAERGKASYRLLETTRAYAMQKLDDNGERRAVTLTHARYFANLLERDPSSDASYAAREANAAGAERHGWHHRMREQLDDLRAALGWALSHKGDAALGETLAVKFVSLLYELSLVDECCVWARRALDAMNAIYQGSRSPRHLRVRMQLLAALAAALVYINGPNREALGVWAEVLAIAIALGDQTFEARALWGMWNASQSSGEARNALAFAQRFASLAAETGDAANGILADRLLGIAAHYAGDQHQARASLDRFLQHAGRLQHRLPLGQSIDQGVVGRATFARVLGLAGERDQALSIAEACVAQACRQDQAIVTCYVLVEAEIPLALLAGQRKRAARAIALLRDVSARGGLRVAHACCRCFDEYLHSLDDTSAQRVHSFRAALDDLDALDYAAPRAMLAAQYALALGRAEQREEGVAVVLDALARSDETGDQWYAAELRRVHAELLLMEYGSGQSPFGDAATHAQAGLIAAVEESSAQDCCTLHLRAATSLARLWHAQGRSAEAVQLLTSACARLTEGRDWDDFKAAKELLRVVNEACTPAGISAGIDLRMETNAEANAASFDGPPPDEISEAC, from the coding sequence ATGATCCGCATTGGCCCGCTTCAGGTGGACCTCGCCAGCCGGGAACTGTTTCTCGACGGGCAGCCCGCGCGCATCGGCAGCCGTGCATTTGACATCCTGGCCGTGCTGATCGGCGCGAACGGGGCGCTGGTGTCGAAGAGCGCCATGCTCGAACAGGTCTGGCCGGACACCATCGTTGAAGAGAACAATCTTCAGGTGCATATGTCCGCCTTGCGCAAGGTGCTGGGCGAGAGCCGCAATCTGATACAGACCGTGTCGGGAAGAGGCTACCGTCTGGCGTCCCGGGACGCACCCGAGGAACAGACGGGCAAGCCCGCTCGCGATGGCGCGCCCGATGCCGCCGAAGACAGCGCGTGCCTGCGCGGCATCCCCAACAATCTGCCCGCTAGTAGCTCGTCGCTGATCGGCCGCGATCAGGCGGTCAGCGACATTGCGCGAGCGCTCGCTTCGACGCGTCATGTCACGCTCGTCGGTTCGGGCGGCATCGGCAAGACCCGCATGGCGATCGAGATCGCACGCAGCTTATTGGCGCACTTTCCGGAAGGTGTCTATCTCGTGCCGCTTGCGTGCACCGTGGACGCAAACAGCGTGCTCGCCATGTTCGCCCATAGCGTCGGCGTGAGCGCCGCGAGCGGCCCGCTTACGCTCGCGCACATCAGCAAGGAACTCAGCGAGCGGCGCGTGCTGTTCGTGCTGGACAACTGCGAGCACGTACTCGGTCCCGCCGCCGAACTGGCCGAAGCGCTCCTGAACGCGAGTCCGGCCACGCGGATTCTCGCGACCAGCCGCGAGCCTCTGCGTGTCGTGGACGAACATTTGTACTGGGTGGCGTCGCTCGATGTGCCCGCTCGCGACGATGAGAGCGAGCAGGTCTTGCAACGCAGTGCCGTCCAGTTGTTCCTGTCACGCGCCCGCGCGATCGACGCGCGCTTTTCGTCCGACGACAGAAGCATTCATTTGACCGGCACCGTATGCCGCCGCCTCGACGGCATTCCGCTGGCGATCGAACTGGCGGCGGCGCGTGCCGCGATACTCGGCATCGAGACGCTCGCGGATCATCTCGACGACCGTTTCAACATGCTGACGGGCGGCAATCGCACTGCATTGCCGCGCCACCAGACCTTGAAGGCGACGCTCGACTGGAGCCACGCGTTGCTCGACGACGCAGAGCGCACGACGCTGCGGCGGCTCGGTATTTTCGTCAATAGTTTCACGATCGACTCGGCGATCGCTCTGGTGAGCGATGAAGGCTTGCGCGAGTCGGACGTGATCGCGGCGCTGTCCGGACTCGTCGAAAAATCGCTAGTGGTGATGCAGGCCGAGCGCGGCAAGGCGAGTTATCGGCTGCTGGAAACCACGCGTGCCTACGCGATGCAAAAGCTCGACGACAACGGCGAGCGGCGTGCTGTCACGCTCACTCACGCGCGCTATTTTGCCAATCTGCTCGAACGCGATCCGTCGAGCGACGCCTCCTACGCGGCACGCGAAGCGAACGCCGCGGGCGCCGAACGGCACGGCTGGCATCACCGCATGCGCGAGCAACTCGACGATTTGCGAGCCGCGCTGGGCTGGGCGCTATCGCACAAAGGCGACGCCGCGCTCGGTGAAACGCTGGCGGTGAAGTTCGTGTCGCTGCTGTATGAGCTTTCGCTGGTCGACGAATGCTGCGTCTGGGCACGGCGCGCGCTCGACGCCATGAACGCGATATATCAAGGCTCGCGCTCGCCGCGCCATTTGCGCGTGCGCATGCAACTGCTGGCCGCGCTCGCTGCGGCGCTCGTCTACATCAACGGACCGAACCGGGAAGCGCTCGGCGTCTGGGCGGAGGTGCTCGCGATCGCGATCGCGCTCGGCGATCAGACGTTCGAAGCACGCGCGTTATGGGGCATGTGGAACGCGAGCCAGTCGTCCGGTGAGGCGCGCAACGCGCTGGCGTTCGCGCAGCGCTTCGCGTCGCTCGCCGCGGAGACGGGCGATGCCGCCAACGGGATTCTCGCTGATCGCCTGCTCGGCATTGCCGCACATTACGCGGGCGATCAGCACCAGGCGCGCGCCTCGCTCGATCGGTTTCTGCAGCACGCCGGCCGCCTGCAACATCGGCTGCCGCTGGGGCAATCCATCGACCAGGGCGTGGTCGGCCGTGCGACCTTCGCTCGCGTGCTCGGCCTGGCAGGCGAGCGCGATCAGGCGTTGAGCATCGCCGAGGCATGCGTTGCGCAAGCGTGCCGGCAGGATCAGGCTATCGTCACGTGCTACGTGCTGGTCGAGGCGGAAATTCCGCTGGCGCTGCTGGCGGGCCAGCGCAAGCGGGCGGCTCGGGCCATCGCGCTATTGCGCGACGTGTCGGCGCGTGGCGGGCTGAGGGTGGCGCATGCGTGCTGCCGCTGTTTCGACGAATACCTGCATTCGCTGGATGACACCAGCGCGCAGCGTGTGCACAGCTTTCGCGCCGCGCTGGACGATCTCGACGCGCTCGACTACGCCGCGCCACGCGCCATGCTCGCCGCGCAATACGCTCTTGCGCTCGGCCGCGCCGAACAGCGCGAGGAGGGCGTTGCCGTCGTGCTCGATGCGCTCGCGCGGAGCGACGAAACCGGCGATCAGTGGTATGCCGCCGAACTCAGACGCGTGCACGCCGAATTGCTGCTGATGGAGTACGGCTCTGGCCAATCACCGTTCGGCGATGCGGCAACACACGCACAGGCGGGTCTGATCGCGGCAGTGGAAGAATCGTCGGCACAGGATTGCTGCACGTTGCACCTGCGAGCCGCGACCAGCCTTGCGCGGCTTTGGCACGCGCAAGGCCGAAGCGCCGAGGCGGTGCAACTGCTTACGTCCGCCTGTGCCAGACTCACGGAAGGCCGCGATTGGGACGACTTCAAGGCGGCTAAAGAACTACTGCGCGTCGTAAACGAGGCCTGTACGCCGGCCGGTATTTCCGCCGGCATCGATCTGCGGATGGAGACGAATGCGGAAGCGAATGCGGCGTCGTTCGACGGCCCGCCGCCGGACGAGATCAGCGAAGCCTGCTAG
- a CDS encoding DUF3331 domain-containing protein gives MQIETPLKQCTKTAQHGGRGCREAYCEVSGNASALPDDGRAPVWSHVISRLLADYGSENEGEAYLKPRAKRVAAADVLSRHIQIEVLERLSDTSIAVLWQDATRCQYVDQVWICCRARIRGRCALSGATIRRDDAIYKPRIRAAIPANADAMILASVIACMTSTVVSGDAC, from the coding sequence ATGCAGATCGAAACCCCCTTGAAGCAATGCACGAAGACCGCTCAGCATGGGGGGCGCGGTTGTCGTGAAGCGTATTGCGAGGTTAGCGGCAACGCATCGGCGCTGCCGGACGACGGTCGCGCGCCGGTTTGGAGTCACGTGATCAGCAGGCTATTGGCGGACTATGGCAGCGAGAACGAAGGGGAAGCCTATCTGAAGCCACGGGCGAAACGTGTCGCCGCTGCCGACGTGCTGTCGCGTCATATCCAGATCGAAGTACTTGAGCGTCTGTCGGACACCTCGATTGCCGTGCTCTGGCAGGACGCGACCCGTTGCCAGTATGTCGACCAGGTGTGGATCTGCTGCCGCGCCCGCATCAGGGGACGCTGTGCATTGAGCGGCGCGACGATTCGCCGTGACGACGCGATCTACAAGCCGAGAATACGCGCCGCGATTCCGGCCAATGCGGACGCCATGATTCTGGCTTCCGTCATTGCGTGCATGACGTCCACGGTCGTGTCGGGCGACGCATGTTAG